A single window of Halotalea alkalilenta DNA harbors:
- a CDS encoding glutamine amidotransferase-related protein, producing MHDLAAILHPPGRFELAARAAALWLAREECGRQVARLAGLGANAAVEPGARQFVTADGRLVDNGWLWLERASVRTIEAAEQVFHSDSSALLLGEYSQAALIASSGETKRIARVEPLGDRWRLVDEAGRLLLGGSRDRYDRPCPAEEAGQGMDRMPIRVALIGERDHLREVYPANQAALGDAADHLGVTVEVRIVSPLGLERADARSLLGEVDALVLPGGCDGRQIEGQILLAGLALALQVPTLGLCFGMQSMATAVIRDRLGHLEAVLEELDPEAPVHSFIALRDQRGAQRHRLGAATSRLRPGSRVANFHAAHTIGERMNHRYRLAPRWRHSLETAGISISAWSTDDPGITDAIEARGEAFFVGIQGHPELSSSARHPHPGFIALLEAALARR from the coding sequence ATGCACGATCTCGCCGCGATCCTCCATCCCCCTGGCCGCTTCGAGCTGGCTGCGCGGGCGGCCGCGCTATGGCTTGCGCGTGAGGAATGCGGGCGGCAGGTGGCCAGGCTGGCTGGCTTGGGAGCGAACGCGGCGGTCGAACCGGGGGCACGGCAGTTCGTCACCGCCGACGGACGATTGGTCGACAACGGTTGGCTGTGGCTCGAGCGCGCGTCGGTGCGAACGATCGAGGCCGCAGAGCAGGTCTTCCATTCCGACTCGTCCGCGCTGCTGCTCGGCGAATACAGCCAAGCGGCACTCATCGCGAGCTCGGGCGAAACCAAGCGCATAGCGCGGGTCGAGCCGCTCGGTGATCGATGGCGACTGGTCGACGAAGCCGGGCGGCTGCTGCTTGGCGGCAGCCGCGACCGCTACGACAGGCCATGTCCGGCCGAGGAGGCCGGGCAGGGGATGGATCGAATGCCGATCAGGGTCGCCTTGATCGGTGAGCGCGACCATCTGCGCGAGGTCTATCCGGCCAACCAGGCGGCGCTGGGAGATGCCGCCGATCATCTGGGCGTTACCGTCGAGGTGCGTATCGTCTCTCCGCTGGGCCTCGAACGTGCGGATGCGCGGTCGCTGCTCGGCGAGGTCGATGCACTGGTGCTGCCGGGAGGATGCGACGGTCGTCAGATCGAGGGGCAGATCCTGCTCGCCGGGCTTGCGCTTGCGCTGCAAGTGCCGACCCTTGGGCTCTGTTTCGGGATGCAGAGCATGGCCACCGCAGTGATCCGCGACCGCCTGGGGCATCTCGAGGCGGTGCTCGAGGAGCTCGACCCCGAGGCACCGGTGCATAGCTTCATCGCGCTGCGTGACCAGCGCGGCGCGCAGCGCCACCGCCTGGGTGCCGCTACTTCCCGGCTGCGCCCCGGCAGCCGGGTCGCCAATTTCCATGCGGCTCACACGATTGGCGAGCGAATGAATCACCGCTATCGCCTTGCACCGCGCTGGCGTCATTCGCTCGAGACGGCGGGCATCTCGATCAGCGCCTGGTCCACGGACGATCCCGGGATTACTGACGCGATCGAGGCGCGAGGCGAGGCGTTCTTCGTCGGCATCCAGGGCCATCCCGAGCTTTCGAGCAGCGCACGGCATCCACATCCTGGCTTCATCGCCCTGCTCGAGGCGGCGCTGGCGCGTCGCTGA
- a CDS encoding M24 family metallopeptidase, translating to MNERPIQAREATFAAEVYAQRQRAAREGMQARGIDVLIVTGPENLCYLTGQQTPGYYTFQALVLPLEGEPSFIVRRLEAMNCRANTYLERLIEYDDGIDPLELLSAEAAAKGGRVAIDKRSWFMPIVTFEALVARLGDLSDGAGIVEALRAVKSAEEIARIERAAGYVDAGMRAGLAAIREGADENALVAAMMQAAIAAGSEYLGMEPLVSSGERSGVPHGTWRRRRLARHDPVFLELAACHDRYHAVMMRSAWLGEPPALAQRMMTSCQEALAAALEALKPGNTCADVHRAAQRVIDRDGFTDNYRKRTGYSVGLAFAPDWGEWQVASLFDGIDRPLEPGMVFHIPPALRDYGRFTVGVSETAVVTEHGHRVLGKLPRDLQVVD from the coding sequence ATGAACGAACGCCCCATCCAGGCCCGCGAGGCCACCTTTGCCGCCGAGGTGTACGCGCAGCGCCAGCGCGCGGCCCGAGAAGGCATGCAAGCACGCGGTATCGACGTGTTGATCGTCACCGGGCCGGAGAACCTCTGCTACCTCACCGGCCAGCAAACTCCGGGCTACTACACCTTCCAGGCCTTGGTACTGCCGCTGGAGGGAGAGCCGAGCTTCATCGTTCGCCGCCTCGAGGCGATGAACTGTCGCGCCAACACCTATCTCGAACGGCTCATCGAGTACGACGATGGCATCGACCCGCTCGAGCTGCTCAGCGCCGAGGCAGCGGCGAAGGGCGGCAGGGTGGCGATCGACAAACGCAGCTGGTTCATGCCGATCGTCACCTTCGAGGCACTGGTCGCGCGGCTCGGCGATCTGAGCGACGGCGCCGGTATCGTCGAGGCGCTGCGCGCGGTGAAAAGCGCTGAAGAGATCGCTCGGATCGAGCGTGCCGCCGGCTACGTCGACGCCGGTATGCGCGCGGGGCTTGCCGCGATCCGTGAGGGCGCTGACGAGAACGCGCTGGTGGCGGCGATGATGCAGGCAGCGATTGCCGCGGGCTCGGAGTATCTCGGCATGGAACCCCTGGTCTCCAGCGGCGAGCGCAGCGGTGTGCCCCACGGCACTTGGCGCCGCCGCCGCCTGGCCAGGCATGACCCGGTGTTTCTCGAGCTCGCCGCCTGCCACGACCGCTACCACGCAGTGATGATGCGTTCGGCCTGGCTCGGCGAGCCGCCGGCGCTCGCCCAGCGCATGATGACGAGCTGCCAGGAAGCGCTCGCCGCCGCGCTCGAGGCGCTCAAGCCGGGCAACACCTGCGCCGATGTGCACCGCGCCGCGCAGCGGGTCATCGATCGCGACGGCTTCACCGACAACTACCGCAAGCGCACCGGCTACAGCGTCGGTCTCGCCTTCGCTCCTGACTGGGGCGAATGGCAGGTGGCGAGTCTGTTCGATGGCATCGACCGGCCGCTGGAGCCGGGCATGGTGTTCCACATTCCGCCGGCGTTGCGCGACTACGGCCGTTTCACCGTCGGCGTCAGCGAGACCGCCGTGGTCACCGAACATGGCCACCGGGTGCTCGGCAAGCTGCCGCGTGATCTGCAGGTGGTCGACTGA
- a CDS encoding mandelate racemase/muconate lactonizing enzyme family protein, translated as MRARLFAARLHYVPGLELHTAASGAVAALDERYLLIEDDQGGWGLGGIRVNIEYLSGVAVARLAGLLRDSFDWWQAQPSAEQALASLAGTGWPALLRTLAEQALLDLMARRAGVALAELIAERAGLEAPVLSERMCLDSNQTLFWQSEASLLARAAAYADAGFHELKLRVGIENFSTDLRRLEQLKVLLGDRVRLAVDVNGQWSLSEAQACLPALAELGVAYVEQPLPACAWEQMATLAAGTELTLLLDEALVDSRSLARLDTLPANVGGHLKLVKLGGPQALVEAALKLRDQGRALMIGQMNEGALATAACAHCALALGKRRGELYGAFGLVDEPFALLDYHQGRLRLPIGHGLGVEREALDQAWRCNPSFEEIKR; from the coding sequence ATGCGCGCACGTCTGTTTGCGGCGCGCCTGCACTATGTGCCGGGGCTCGAGCTCCACACCGCGGCCTCCGGCGCAGTGGCGGCACTCGATGAGCGTTATCTGCTGATCGAGGACGACCAGGGCGGATGGGGCCTGGGTGGGATCAGGGTCAACATCGAATATCTCAGCGGCGTTGCGGTGGCGCGGCTCGCTGGGCTGCTGCGCGACTCCTTCGACTGGTGGCAGGCGCAGCCAAGCGCCGAGCAGGCGCTGGCATCGCTTGCGGGCACGGGCTGGCCCGCGCTGTTGCGCACCCTGGCCGAGCAGGCACTGCTCGATCTCATGGCCCGGCGCGCAGGCGTCGCGCTCGCCGAGCTGATCGCCGAGCGCGCTGGCCTCGAGGCGCCGGTGCTGTCCGAGCGGATGTGCCTCGACAGCAACCAGACGCTGTTCTGGCAAAGCGAGGCGTCCTTGCTCGCACGCGCCGCGGCCTATGCCGACGCGGGCTTTCACGAACTCAAGCTGCGCGTCGGGATCGAGAATTTTTCCACTGACCTGCGCAGGCTCGAGCAGCTGAAAGTGCTGCTCGGCGATCGTGTTCGCCTGGCGGTCGACGTCAATGGGCAGTGGTCGCTGAGCGAAGCGCAGGCTTGCCTGCCTGCGCTTGCCGAGCTCGGCGTGGCCTATGTCGAACAGCCGCTTCCCGCTTGCGCCTGGGAGCAGATGGCGACGCTTGCCGCGGGCACCGAGCTGACCCTGCTGCTCGACGAGGCGCTGGTCGATTCGCGCTCGCTTGCCCGGCTCGACACCCTGCCGGCCAACGTCGGCGGCCATCTCAAGCTGGTCAAGCTGGGCGGGCCGCAGGCGCTGGTCGAGGCGGCGCTTAAGCTGCGTGACCAGGGTCGAGCGCTGATGATCGGGCAGATGAACGAAGGTGCGCTCGCCACTGCCGCCTGCGCCCACTGCGCGCTCGCGCTCGGCAAGCGACGCGGTGAGCTCTATGGCGCTTTCGGCCTGGTCGACGAGCCCTTTGCACTGCTCGACTACCACCAGGGGCGCTTGCGCCTTCCCATCGGCCACGGCCTTGGCGTCGAGCGTGAGGCGCTCGACCAGGCATGGCGATGCAACCCCAGTTTCGAGGAGATCAAGCGATGA
- a CDS encoding M20 family metallopeptidase: MSFIERTSLGGLLAGLVECDTQNPPGAEGDAAALVEARLAALGFDTELDEFAPGRVNLVARLVNGEGPRLAFNTHFDVVPVGQGWASDPLRLDEREGRLYGRGACDAKGQIAAMVEALARLSKDRDGWRGTLLAVFVADEEVGSLGARRFKQRYAEYAPIDHVIVGEPTGNRPVNAHKGSLRPVVAVRGRSAHSGTPELGVNAIYAAARLCAAVDELHQQVRERNHPSVGRAALSVTRIHGGHADNVVPERCELMLDRRMIPGEKEQDAIAEIEALLARLDAEHGIEAAIERFQATTGGASETQPSSAVVCAALEAARAHGVAVEAPGGFPGGCDLVHFRELGIPGVVIGPGDLGVAHQPNEFVPIDELESAVAIYADIARRLLPVEPRG; the protein is encoded by the coding sequence ATGTCCTTCATCGAACGCACCTCCCTGGGCGGACTACTGGCCGGGCTGGTCGAGTGCGATACCCAGAACCCGCCGGGTGCGGAGGGCGATGCCGCGGCGCTGGTCGAGGCCCGGCTGGCGGCGCTCGGTTTCGATACCGAGCTCGACGAGTTCGCGCCCGGCCGGGTCAACCTGGTCGCACGCCTGGTCAACGGCGAGGGGCCACGGCTCGCCTTCAATACCCATTTCGACGTGGTCCCGGTGGGGCAAGGCTGGGCGAGCGACCCGCTGCGCCTGGATGAGCGCGAGGGGCGGCTCTACGGCCGCGGTGCCTGTGACGCCAAGGGCCAGATCGCGGCGATGGTCGAGGCGCTCGCGCGGCTGAGCAAGGACCGCGACGGCTGGCGCGGCACCCTGCTTGCGGTGTTCGTCGCCGATGAAGAGGTCGGAAGCCTTGGCGCCCGGAGGTTCAAGCAGCGTTACGCCGAGTACGCGCCGATCGATCACGTGATCGTCGGCGAGCCGACCGGCAATCGACCGGTCAATGCCCACAAGGGCAGCCTCAGGCCGGTGGTCGCGGTACGCGGCCGAAGTGCCCATTCAGGCACCCCGGAGCTCGGTGTCAACGCGATCTACGCCGCCGCCAGGCTGTGCGCCGCGGTGGACGAACTCCATCAGCAGGTGCGCGAGCGCAACCACCCGAGCGTTGGCCGTGCGGCGCTGAGCGTTACCCGCATCCATGGGGGGCATGCCGATAACGTGGTGCCCGAACGCTGCGAACTGATGCTCGACCGGCGGATGATTCCCGGCGAGAAGGAGCAGGATGCGATCGCTGAAATAGAGGCCCTGCTGGCAAGGCTCGATGCCGAGCATGGGATCGAGGCTGCGATCGAACGCTTCCAGGCGACCACCGGAGGAGCCAGCGAGACCCAGCCGTCGAGCGCGGTGGTATGCGCCGCGCTCGAGGCCGCGCGCGCCCATGGCGTGGCGGTCGAGGCGCCGGGGGGCTTCCCGGGCGGTTGCGACCTGGTCCACTTCCGTGAGCTGGGCATCCCCGGGGTGGTAATAGGTCCTGGCGATCTGGGCGTGGCCCACCAGCCGAACGAGTTCGTGCCGATCGATGAGCTCGAGTCCGCGGTCGCGATCTACGCTGACATCGCCCGCCGGCTGCTGCCCGTGGAGCCACGAGGCTGA
- a CDS encoding amino acid ABC transporter ATP-binding protein, with protein MTTSTPTPAADAMFEVRRLNKSFDQQQWVLDDIDLKLLRGKTTVILGPSGSGKSTLLRCLNLLEEVDSGAIWFDGREITKEGPRGHLLRREISMVFQHYELFPHLSVLENLMIAPVKVLGVAREQALEQAMELLTKVRIREKADAYPEQLSGGQQQRVAIARALMMNPKAILFDEPTSALDPEMVKEVLDVMVELAGSGITCVVVTHELGFARRAADRVVLMEGGRIVEESAKEHFFSGQASERTQRFLQQMSH; from the coding sequence ATGACCACGTCCACTCCCACTCCCGCGGCCGATGCGATGTTCGAAGTCCGCAGGCTGAACAAATCCTTCGACCAGCAGCAGTGGGTGCTCGACGACATCGACCTGAAGCTGCTGCGCGGCAAGACCACGGTGATCCTCGGTCCTTCTGGGTCGGGCAAGTCGACGCTGCTGCGCTGTCTCAACCTGCTCGAGGAGGTCGACTCGGGGGCGATCTGGTTCGACGGTCGCGAGATCACCAAGGAAGGCCCGCGCGGTCACTTGCTTCGTCGCGAGATATCGATGGTGTTCCAGCACTACGAGCTTTTTCCCCATCTCAGCGTGCTCGAGAACCTGATGATCGCCCCGGTCAAGGTACTCGGCGTCGCCCGCGAGCAAGCGCTCGAACAGGCGATGGAGCTGCTCACCAAGGTGCGGATCCGGGAGAAGGCCGATGCCTATCCGGAACAGCTGTCGGGCGGCCAGCAGCAGCGTGTGGCGATCGCGCGGGCGCTGATGATGAATCCGAAGGCGATTCTGTTCGACGAACCGACCTCGGCGCTCGATCCGGAGATGGTCAAGGAGGTGCTCGATGTGATGGTCGAACTCGCCGGCTCCGGGATCACCTGCGTGGTGGTCACCCACGAGCTCGGCTTCGCTCGCCGCGCCGCTGACCGGGTGGTGCTGATGGAAGGCGGCCGGATCGTCGAGGAGAGCGCCAAGGAGCATTTCTTCAGCGGCCAGGCCAGCGAGCGTACCCAGCGTTTCCTTCAACAGATGAGCCATTGA
- a CDS encoding amino acid ABC transporter permease: protein MTESLHLVLEYLLSPSFFKGALTTLALTVVSMLIGMLIGLPLALLQERRSVFVRLPVLLYLWLFRGTPVLLQIVFVFNVLPLFGVVLSGFASGVLALALNEGAYMAEIFRSGIQAVSPRQRLAGRALGMTSAQVMRLVVLPQALRTVVPPTGNQFMGMLKSSALVSVIAVQDLLLIADQTASANFRYIEALSAAAIYYLIFTTLFMVIQGYIERWVAPRRSSGRRSWSQRLISLTSAQPRSSQ, encoded by the coding sequence ATGACCGAGTCACTCCATCTGGTGCTCGAATACCTGCTGTCGCCAAGCTTTTTCAAAGGCGCGCTCACCACCCTGGCGCTGACCGTGGTGTCGATGCTGATCGGCATGCTGATCGGCCTGCCGCTGGCGCTGTTGCAGGAGCGCCGCTCAGTGTTCGTGCGCCTGCCGGTGTTGCTCTACCTATGGCTTTTTCGCGGTACCCCGGTGCTTTTACAGATCGTCTTCGTGTTCAACGTACTCCCGCTGTTCGGCGTGGTGCTCTCGGGGTTCGCCAGCGGCGTGCTGGCGCTGGCGCTCAACGAAGGCGCCTACATGGCCGAGATCTTCCGTTCGGGCATCCAGGCGGTGAGCCCGCGCCAGCGTCTCGCCGGGCGTGCGCTGGGGATGACCTCCGCCCAGGTGATGCGGCTGGTGGTGCTGCCGCAGGCGCTGCGCACGGTGGTGCCTCCGACCGGCAACCAGTTCATGGGCATGCTCAAGTCGAGCGCCCTGGTCTCGGTGATCGCGGTGCAGGACCTTTTGTTGATCGCGGACCAGACCGCCAGCGCCAACTTCCGCTACATCGAAGCGCTCTCCGCCGCGGCGATCTACTACCTGATCTTCACCACTTTGTTCATGGTCATCCAGGGATACATCGAGCGCTGGGTCGCGCCGCGCCGCTCTTCCGGCCGGCGCTCCTGGAGCCAGCGCTTGATCAGCCTCACCTCCGCGCAGCCGAGGAGTTCGCAATGA
- a CDS encoding ABC transporter substrate-binding protein codes for MTHAKTVYRTLLAAALLGASFSHTATAAQPPEGLVAAGKLTYGTAATFAPFEYQQDGKLTGFDIELGELISERLGLEAAPFNVEFRGLIPALQGKRIDLINSAMYINDERSAQVDFVPYLRIGSEVVVAKGNPKGISGREDVCGQRIAVTLGGIEESRARDDVTRCQGEDRSPPTIVTFPTAQASAMALRVGRADVLYTSTPGAAVLMREVPDTYETSGPTFEADTRLGLAVRKGDTELAAALEEALGQIVASGDYLRLIHAYQLPDSAALLEQ; via the coding sequence ATGACCCACGCCAAGACCGTGTATCGCACGCTGCTGGCCGCAGCCCTGCTCGGCGCCTCCTTTTCCCACACCGCTACCGCCGCCCAGCCGCCGGAGGGTTTGGTCGCCGCCGGCAAGCTGACCTACGGCACCGCGGCCACCTTCGCGCCGTTCGAGTACCAGCAGGATGGCAAGCTGACCGGCTTCGACATCGAGCTTGGCGAGCTGATCAGTGAGCGTCTCGGCCTCGAGGCCGCACCGTTCAACGTCGAGTTTCGCGGTTTGATCCCTGCGCTGCAGGGCAAGCGCATCGATCTGATCAACTCGGCGATGTACATCAACGATGAGCGCTCGGCGCAGGTCGACTTCGTCCCCTACCTGCGCATCGGTAGCGAGGTGGTGGTCGCCAAGGGTAATCCCAAGGGGATCTCCGGGCGCGAGGACGTCTGCGGCCAGCGCATCGCGGTGACCCTGGGCGGGATCGAGGAGAGCCGCGCCAGGGATGACGTCACCCGCTGCCAGGGCGAGGACCGCTCGCCGCCGACCATCGTCACCTTCCCGACCGCCCAGGCTTCGGCGATGGCGCTGCGGGTCGGTCGCGCCGACGTGCTCTACACCTCGACCCCGGGGGCTGCGGTATTGATGCGCGAGGTGCCCGACACCTACGAGACCTCAGGCCCCACCTTCGAGGCCGATACCCGGCTGGGTCTCGCGGTGCGCAAGGGCGACACCGAGCTGGCCGCCGCACTCGAGGAGGCGCTCGGCCAGATCGTCGCCTCGGGAGACTACCTGCGGCTGATCCACGCCTACCAACTGCCCGACAGCGCCGCCCTGCTCGAGCAATGA
- a CDS encoding GntR family transcriptional regulator — protein sequence MSGISGKRRQVVLAERILGHIHQQGLDRGAHLREVALAEHFGVSRTPVRNALKLLAEQGVVRSIPHQGYVIDCAADHLHALSLSMPKSQDEELYLMIVEDHVRGELPDSITQVELLKRYDTNVAMLAKVLEQMAEEGLIERNTGQGWTFLCAFDSESSQRASYEFRRALEPAGLQLPGFELDRAVLEGQIDEHRRVIALDEHTPATSTALFRLDANFHESLARLSGNPLILQAIVRQNRQRRMLEYLGYGNRRRITDWCFEHIAILEALLSDQRAQAAELMTRHLDQALEASNALRVKR from the coding sequence ATGAGCGGTATTTCAGGCAAACGGCGCCAAGTCGTCCTGGCCGAGCGAATCCTCGGTCACATTCATCAGCAGGGCTTGGATCGGGGCGCGCATCTGCGCGAAGTGGCGCTCGCCGAGCACTTCGGCGTGTCGCGCACACCGGTACGCAACGCGCTCAAGCTGCTCGCCGAGCAGGGTGTGGTGCGGTCGATCCCGCACCAGGGCTATGTGATCGACTGCGCGGCCGATCACCTGCATGCGCTATCGCTGAGCATGCCCAAGTCCCAGGACGAGGAGCTCTACCTGATGATCGTCGAGGACCATGTGCGCGGCGAGCTGCCGGACTCGATCACCCAGGTCGAACTGCTCAAGCGCTACGATACCAATGTCGCGATGCTGGCAAAGGTCCTCGAGCAGATGGCCGAAGAGGGGCTGATCGAGCGCAATACCGGCCAGGGCTGGACCTTCCTCTGCGCATTCGACAGTGAGTCCTCGCAGCGCGCCAGCTACGAATTTCGCCGGGCGCTCGAGCCCGCCGGGCTACAGCTGCCCGGGTTCGAGCTCGACCGCGCGGTGCTCGAAGGCCAGATCGACGAACATCGCCGGGTGATCGCCCTCGATGAACATACCCCGGCCACCAGCACCGCGCTGTTCAGGCTCGATGCCAACTTCCACGAGAGCCTCGCCCGCCTGTCGGGAAATCCTCTGATCCTGCAGGCGATCGTGCGCCAGAATCGCCAGCGACGCATGCTCGAGTATCTCGGCTATGGCAATCGACGCAGGATCACCGACTGGTGCTTCGAACACATCGCGATACTCGAAGCGCTGTTGTCCGACCAGCGCGCGCAGGCCGCCGAGCTGATGACGCGGCATCTCGACCAGGCGCTGGAAGCCTCCAATGCACTTCGTGTGAAGCGCTGA
- a CDS encoding SDR family oxidoreductase — MELGLTGKRALVLGASRGLGRGIALALAAEGASVMIVGRNAERLEQVINEGQGLPGELIAETCDLAAAGAARTLADAARRRLGGVDVLVLNGGGPPPGPISAVDESAWRTHFDAMVTPLIGLTHELLPEMRDRGFGRVLLLASSGVRQPIPQLGISNTLRAGLAAWAKTLSLEVAADGVTVNLLLPGRIATERVAALDAAAAKREGVDVETIAARSRQTIPVGRYGNVEEFAAMAAFLASPLASYVTGAQIPIDGGLIKGL, encoded by the coding sequence ATGGAACTGGGACTGACAGGCAAACGCGCGCTGGTGCTTGGCGCCTCGCGCGGACTGGGCCGCGGCATCGCCCTGGCGCTCGCGGCAGAAGGCGCAAGCGTGATGATCGTCGGCCGCAACGCCGAACGCCTTGAGCAAGTGATCAACGAAGGACAGGGTCTTCCCGGCGAACTGATCGCCGAGACTTGCGATCTCGCCGCGGCCGGCGCGGCACGCACGCTGGCCGATGCCGCGCGAAGGCGACTCGGCGGCGTCGACGTCCTGGTGCTCAACGGTGGAGGGCCGCCCCCCGGCCCGATCAGCGCGGTCGATGAGAGCGCATGGCGAACCCATTTCGATGCCATGGTCACCCCCCTGATCGGGCTGACCCATGAGTTGCTGCCCGAGATGCGCGACCGCGGCTTCGGGCGGGTACTGCTGCTCGCCTCCTCCGGCGTGCGTCAGCCGATCCCCCAGCTCGGGATCTCGAACACCCTGCGCGCAGGGCTCGCCGCCTGGGCCAAGACACTGTCGCTCGAGGTCGCCGCCGACGGCGTCACCGTCAATTTGCTACTGCCCGGCCGGATCGCCACCGAAAGGGTCGCGGCACTTGACGCGGCCGCCGCGAAACGCGAAGGCGTCGACGTCGAGACCATCGCCGCCCGCTCCCGGCAGACGATTCCGGTCGGGCGCTATGGCAATGTCGAGGAGTTCGCCGCGATGGCGGCCTTCCTCGCAAGCCCCCTGGCAAGCTACGTGACCGGCGCCCAGATCCCGATCGACGGCGGCTTGATCAAAGGCCTCTGA